One Pontibacillus yanchengensis DNA window includes the following coding sequences:
- the chrA gene encoding chromate efflux transporter, whose protein sequence is MNLFRTYIEILFVSFRLGLTSFGGPVAHLAYFQDEYVNRRKWLDDKSYADLIALCQFLPGPASSQVGISIGMVRGGIIGGILAWFGFTVPSVIALVLFALFLNGSGVQDAVWISALKVVAVAVVAHAIMNMGKKLTPDRPRITIAVLAAFILLFYQTAFAQISIILIAAMIGVYLFRKQDLPEGQDVELNYKKKTGVVSLILFIAFLIGTPILASNVSSVYITLFDIFYRVGSIVFGGGHVVLPLLQAEVVPNGLVSKELFLAGYGATQAVPGPMFTFSSYLGTIIASVPGAIVATLAMFLPSFFLLVGVLPFWNQLRKNKNVRAGLLGVNAAVVGILLAALYDPIWTSAIHSNKDIAIAIGSFTLLYHWKKPAWLVVLVTVVAYIGVSLLV, encoded by the coding sequence ATGAACTTGTTTCGTACTTATATTGAAATTTTATTCGTTTCATTTCGTTTAGGACTAACTTCTTTTGGCGGACCAGTGGCTCATCTTGCTTACTTTCAAGATGAATATGTAAATCGACGAAAATGGTTAGATGATAAAAGTTATGCTGATTTAATAGCTTTATGCCAGTTCTTGCCTGGGCCTGCGAGCAGTCAAGTTGGAATCTCAATTGGGATGGTACGCGGTGGAATTATAGGAGGCATATTAGCATGGTTTGGATTTACAGTTCCATCTGTCATAGCTCTAGTTTTATTTGCACTATTTCTTAATGGTTCCGGGGTCCAAGATGCGGTATGGATTTCTGCTTTGAAGGTTGTTGCTGTAGCAGTTGTGGCACATGCTATCATGAATATGGGGAAGAAACTAACGCCAGACCGCCCAAGAATTACTATAGCAGTACTAGCTGCATTTATTTTATTATTTTATCAAACAGCTTTCGCCCAAATTAGTATTATCCTGATTGCAGCGATGATTGGAGTTTACTTATTTAGAAAACAAGATCTTCCTGAGGGACAAGATGTTGAGCTGAATTATAAGAAGAAAACGGGAGTTGTTTCTCTGATTCTTTTTATAGCGTTTCTTATTGGAACGCCAATTTTGGCATCTAATGTTTCGTCTGTGTACATAACCTTATTTGATATTTTTTATCGTGTAGGTTCGATTGTATTTGGTGGAGGTCACGTTGTCCTCCCGCTTCTACAAGCTGAGGTTGTACCAAATGGATTGGTTTCCAAAGAATTGTTTTTAGCAGGGTACGGTGCAACTCAAGCCGTCCCAGGACCGATGTTCACCTTCTCTAGTTATCTAGGGACAATTATTGCAAGTGTACCTGGAGCGATAGTAGCTACCTTAGCAATGTTTCTTCCATCTTTCTTTTTACTTGTTGGTGTTCTACCTTTCTGGAATCAACTACGTAAAAATAAAAATGTTAGAGCAGGGTTGCTAGGAGTGAATGCAGCTGTTGTTGGTATTTTGCTTGCAGCGTTGTACGATCCGATTTGGACCAGCGCCATCCACTCCAACAAAGATATCGCAATAGCTATCGGCTCATTTACATTACTATATCACTGGAAGAAACCAGCATGGCTAGTTGTTCTTGTTACAGTTGTAGCCTATATTGGGGTATCTTTGTTGGTATAG
- a CDS encoding GNAT family N-acetyltransferase, which produces MLITYEPLEMKQEELEHIVSIYSISHSKCNYQVRERFEKHSSYPGYVGLRAICDEEIVGFAYGYTSLNDPFYYSHVAQLLSDDEKDRWLTNCFEFVELAVLPNYSGQGIASTLEKRLLDKSFHDTSIFITGVENVQARTLYTNLGWEPVKEGPLVDGEHMIIMGKQLQRTE; this is translated from the coding sequence ATGCTCATAACATATGAACCCTTAGAAATGAAACAGGAGGAGCTAGAACATATTGTATCGATATATTCTATTTCTCACTCTAAATGTAATTATCAAGTTAGGGAAAGGTTTGAGAAGCATAGCTCCTATCCTGGTTATGTTGGACTAAGAGCGATTTGCGATGAAGAAATAGTGGGTTTTGCGTATGGATACACCTCATTAAATGATCCATTTTACTATAGTCATGTAGCCCAATTGTTAAGTGATGATGAGAAAGATAGATGGCTTACCAATTGCTTTGAATTTGTAGAACTTGCTGTGCTTCCGAATTATAGTGGGCAAGGTATAGCATCCACACTTGAAAAAAGACTACTTGATAAGTCTTTCCATGATACGTCTATTTTCATAACAGGTGTAGAAAATGTTCAGGCCCGCACACTATACACAAATCTTGGATGGGAACCTGTCAAAGAAGGGCCGTTAGTTGATGGAGAACATATGATAATAATGGGGAAACAACTGCAAAGAACGGAATGA
- a CDS encoding GNAT family N-acetyltransferase, translating to MIRLEKFTQQDFDLLLSWIESKMFMHQWTGNYFTYPLTRNQLETYVDGANVQGATKYIYKAVHEETGNIIGHISITKIDWTNQSGRIGRVLIGDKRYLGKGIGKEMVRKATTIAFDTLHLHRMTLGVFDFNVSAFHTYKKVGYQKEGVLREARKFGDEYWSLIEMSILRREWDESYKTKERN from the coding sequence TTGATTAGATTAGAGAAATTCACTCAACAGGATTTCGATTTATTGCTGTCATGGATTGAATCAAAGATGTTTATGCATCAGTGGACGGGGAATTATTTTACTTATCCTCTCACACGTAATCAATTGGAAACCTATGTAGATGGTGCGAATGTACAGGGGGCTACAAAATATATTTATAAAGCAGTGCACGAGGAAACAGGGAATATAATAGGACACATTTCGATAACAAAAATTGATTGGACGAACCAATCTGGACGAATTGGAAGAGTGCTAATTGGGGACAAACGGTATTTAGGTAAAGGAATAGGCAAAGAAATGGTACGTAAAGCTACGACTATCGCTTTTGATACGCTACACCTACATCGCATGACCTTAGGTGTATTTGATTTTAATGTATCAGCATTTCATACCTATAAAAAAGTAGGATACCAAAAAGAGGGTGTTTTGCGTGAAGCACGAAAGTTTGGGGATGAATATTGGTCACTTATTGAAATGAGTATCTTACGAAGAGAATGGGATGAGTCGTACAAAACAAAGGAGAGAAATTGA
- a CDS encoding DinB family protein: protein MNSYCERVFHQIDVLVGTMTTLIDQLDEHDLERRPTEGKHSIGELIVHISTICEADLLLSDEKTAEEMESYYNSLDVKTKKDGKEQLVRTVNVLKERYASYGEVELWEKTTSYWGISYSRFEWLLEIVAHLYHHRGQLHAILVHTYNQDPSILLFE, encoded by the coding sequence ATGAATTCATATTGTGAACGTGTGTTTCATCAGATTGATGTTCTGGTTGGTACGATGACTACACTAATAGACCAATTAGATGAACATGATCTGGAAAGAAGGCCAACCGAAGGAAAACATTCTATAGGTGAATTGATAGTGCACATATCTACTATTTGTGAGGCGGATTTGCTTCTTTCAGATGAGAAGACAGCAGAAGAAATGGAGTCATATTATAATTCGCTAGATGTGAAGACCAAAAAAGATGGTAAAGAGCAACTTGTAAGAACCGTTAATGTTCTGAAAGAACGATATGCATCCTATGGAGAAGTGGAATTATGGGAGAAAACCACATCTTATTGGGGTATTTCGTATTCTCGGTTTGAATGGTTGCTCGAAATTGTAGCTCATCTCTATCATCATAGAGGTCAGCTGCATGCAATTCTTGTACATACATATAATCAAGACCCATCTATATTGTTATTCGAATAA
- a CDS encoding zinc-binding dehydrogenase, with product MKAVQVTGYGGLEQLEVVDKEIPQPKENEVLIQVRACAINNTEIWMREGAYGTGGKSGWRPEGVQFPRVPGSDITGKIAVVGKNVDEGRIGEDVVLFPFTSSGKEGEEHISEDMSFIGSEYDGGYAEYVVWPAELCDPMPLDTYEESAVFSVSGMTAWHMVEQTKVKPGETIMVTGANGGVGSLNVQIASKAFGANVIAIVGDLALEGKMKELGATHVLSYKSPHLAEEILEANGGPIDAVLDVVGDALFDTSLQVLKKGGRFCTSGSAGGQKTELDFRTLYLKHITLIGSVLGTRAEFKRLMDSVAKGDIKPVIERTFPLHEAGEAQQYFKEAGKLGKIVLLPEHNEG from the coding sequence GTGAAAGCTGTACAAGTGACTGGTTATGGGGGATTAGAACAACTTGAAGTCGTTGACAAAGAGATTCCACAACCAAAAGAAAATGAAGTTCTTATTCAAGTAAGGGCTTGTGCGATTAACAATACGGAAATTTGGATGCGAGAAGGGGCTTATGGTACAGGAGGTAAGTCTGGTTGGCGTCCCGAGGGCGTTCAATTTCCTCGAGTACCTGGATCGGACATTACTGGGAAGATTGCAGTAGTTGGTAAGAATGTAGATGAAGGAAGGATAGGAGAGGATGTTGTCTTATTTCCTTTCACATCTAGTGGCAAAGAAGGGGAAGAACACATTTCAGAGGATATGTCCTTTATAGGTTCAGAATATGATGGAGGGTATGCAGAGTATGTAGTGTGGCCTGCTGAATTATGTGATCCTATGCCACTTGATACTTATGAAGAGAGTGCCGTTTTTTCTGTAAGTGGAATGACGGCATGGCATATGGTGGAGCAAACAAAGGTGAAACCAGGTGAAACTATTATGGTCACTGGAGCAAATGGTGGTGTAGGTTCTTTAAATGTACAGATTGCTTCAAAGGCGTTTGGCGCCAATGTTATTGCTATAGTAGGTGATTTAGCTTTAGAAGGTAAAATGAAGGAACTAGGTGCAACCCATGTCCTTTCATATAAATCTCCCCATTTAGCAGAAGAGATTCTAGAAGCAAATGGAGGGCCAATTGACGCAGTGCTTGATGTAGTAGGGGATGCATTATTCGATACATCACTTCAAGTATTGAAAAAGGGTGGGCGATTCTGTACTTCCGGTTCTGCAGGTGGTCAAAAAACAGAGCTGGATTTTAGAACACTTTACCTCAAACATATCACGCTTATTGGTTCTGTATTGGGAACAAGAGCGGAGTTTAAACGTCTAATGGACTCAGTGGCTAAAGGTGACATTAAACCTGTTATTGAACGTACATTTCCTTTGCATGAGGCAGGAGAAGCTCAGCAATATTTTAAGGAAGCCGGTAAACTAGGTAAAATTGTTTTGTTACCAGAACATAATGAAGGATAA
- a CDS encoding VOC family protein, translated as MSFAFKSIDHVQLAAPKGGEGEARAFFAETLGLNEVEKPEELKKNGGIWFTFGNNEIHIGIEEPFSPAKKAHPALEVENLEILKKHLTENNVEYIEDDRLPGANRIYVYDPFGNRIELLEWL; from the coding sequence ATGTCATTTGCGTTTAAATCTATTGATCACGTTCAATTAGCTGCTCCAAAAGGTGGGGAGGGTGAAGCGAGGGCCTTCTTTGCTGAGACTTTAGGGTTAAATGAAGTAGAAAAACCAGAGGAGTTAAAAAAGAATGGCGGGATTTGGTTTACATTTGGGAACAATGAAATTCATATAGGCATTGAGGAGCCATTTTCTCCAGCAAAAAAAGCTCATCCAGCACTAGAGGTAGAAAATCTTGAAATTCTAAAGAAACACCTCACAGAAAATAATGTGGAGTACATAGAGGATGATCGACTTCCTGGAGCAAATCGTATTTATGTGTACGACCCGTTTGGCAATCGTATCGAATTGTTAGAGTGGTTATAG
- a CDS encoding M3 family oligoendopeptidase — MYKDAWDLNRIFDGKSNSENLHNHISLIEKKVNDFNKIIDAFCIPKQKEDANVIQNLMKHMNDIRLKLSHTSSFITCLLAEDPKDQGASVIQERIAKISAQYDEVLHKLQTTLSYIQASVWDELLATDRLKPYQFILREWRDRKNNRLTEEEEKIISSLEVDGYHGWRKVYQTLVRSLRVRLEVNGEVNDLSIGQAMNLRSHEDGDVRKNSYKALERAWTSQEDILSSILNHIGGFRLQVYKKRGVTNILEEPLRHNRLSEQTLHTMWEVVCDHKKPFSAYLKRKATLLEKNSMHAYDFWAPINRSNQTMDYQEGVDFILQHFGEFGAELERFSRQAIQNHWVDAEDRLTKSSTAFCAGFPLTGESRVFMNYGGKITDVLTLAHELGHAFHNHAMASVEGVNKQYPMCVAETASTFAEMVVLDAALERADTKEEQLFLLDEKIKRSVMNFMNIHSRFLFEVRFYQERAKGIVSATRLNELMQEAIDEAYTGSLEDAPQHAWAFTPHFYITTVPFYNFPYTFGYLFAQSMYAKGKTERDKFEENYMALLRDSGCMSVEDLAMKHLGRDIQDRSFWEEGMSLCIKDVEKFLELTSSMEMDGERKVCKSIE; from the coding sequence ATGTACAAAGATGCTTGGGACTTAAATAGAATATTTGATGGAAAGAGTAATTCGGAGAACCTTCATAATCATATAAGTTTGATAGAGAAAAAAGTGAATGATTTTAATAAGATTATTGATGCATTTTGCATACCAAAACAAAAGGAAGACGCTAATGTCATCCAAAACTTAATGAAGCACATGAATGATATTCGCTTGAAACTGTCTCACACTTCTTCATTTATAACGTGCTTGCTTGCAGAAGACCCAAAAGATCAGGGAGCATCTGTTATACAAGAAAGAATTGCTAAAATATCCGCGCAGTATGATGAGGTCTTACATAAACTTCAAACCACTCTTTCATACATTCAAGCTTCGGTTTGGGATGAATTGTTGGCAACAGACAGGCTAAAACCTTATCAATTCATTTTAAGGGAGTGGCGTGATCGTAAAAACAATAGACTAACGGAAGAAGAAGAGAAAATCATTTCTTCACTTGAGGTAGATGGATATCATGGATGGAGGAAGGTGTATCAAACTCTTGTCAGGAGTTTGCGTGTTCGTTTGGAAGTTAATGGAGAAGTGAATGACTTATCCATAGGGCAAGCCATGAATTTGCGATCTCATGAAGATGGTGATGTTCGTAAAAATTCATATAAGGCTTTGGAACGTGCATGGACTTCTCAAGAAGACATACTATCTTCTATACTAAATCATATTGGTGGGTTTCGTTTGCAAGTGTACAAAAAAAGAGGTGTTACCAATATACTAGAAGAACCATTACGCCATAACCGACTAAGTGAACAAACCTTGCATACAATGTGGGAGGTCGTGTGTGATCATAAAAAACCATTCTCAGCTTATTTAAAAAGAAAAGCAACTTTGCTTGAAAAAAACTCTATGCATGCTTATGACTTTTGGGCTCCAATAAACCGAAGTAATCAAACAATGGATTATCAAGAAGGTGTGGATTTTATACTACAACACTTTGGTGAATTTGGTGCTGAATTAGAGCGTTTTTCTCGACAAGCAATACAAAACCATTGGGTGGACGCTGAAGACAGATTAACTAAATCATCCACAGCTTTTTGTGCAGGCTTCCCTTTAACTGGAGAATCTAGAGTATTTATGAACTATGGAGGTAAGATTACGGATGTATTAACCTTAGCTCATGAATTAGGGCATGCTTTTCACAATCATGCTATGGCTTCAGTGGAAGGGGTGAATAAACAATATCCTATGTGTGTAGCGGAGACAGCTTCTACCTTTGCTGAAATGGTAGTCCTGGATGCAGCATTAGAGAGAGCTGATACAAAGGAAGAGCAACTCTTCTTACTAGACGAAAAAATAAAACGAAGTGTGATGAATTTCATGAATATCCACTCTAGATTTTTATTTGAGGTTCGGTTCTATCAGGAGAGGGCGAAAGGGATAGTTTCAGCAACAAGGTTAAATGAATTAATGCAAGAAGCTATCGATGAAGCCTATACTGGCAGTTTAGAAGATGCTCCTCAACATGCTTGGGCCTTTACTCCGCATTTTTATATCACTACAGTACCTTTTTATAATTTCCCTTACACTTTTGGTTACCTCTTCGCTCAAAGTATGTATGCAAAGGGAAAGACTGAAAGGGATAAATTTGAAGAAAACTACATGGCATTATTGCGTGACTCTGGCTGTATGTCTGTAGAAGACCTAGCGATGAAGCATTTAGGTAGAGATATACAAGATAGATCGTTTTGGGAAGAAGGAATGTCCCTATGCATCAAAGATGTAGAAAAGTTTTTAGAATTAACCTCTTCTATGGAAATGGATGGTGAAAGGAAGGTATGCAAAAGTATAGAGTAG
- a CDS encoding cytochrome c biogenesis CcdA family protein: protein MTAASDITIWLALGAGILSFLSPCTLPIFPAYLSYITGMSVKELESESSLKVRSKLLLHSIFFLFGISLIFISLGVGVSFLGEWIQGLLTGTSGVFLQRIAGIFIVVMGLFVAGWLNISWFMREKRFRFTQKPVGYIGTIFVGMGFAAGWTPCIGPIFASILVVAGSNPAQGTLYTIAYVIGFAIPFLVLAFFLGSTKWIVRYSEKIMKAGGAIMIVMGVLLYSGQMSKLSNFLLQLVQDTWFSNLG from the coding sequence ATGACAGCAGCATCTGATATAACAATATGGTTAGCGTTAGGAGCTGGGATTCTTTCTTTCCTATCCCCTTGTACGCTCCCCATTTTTCCAGCTTACCTATCATATATCACTGGCATGAGTGTAAAAGAGCTTGAATCAGAATCATCTCTAAAGGTTCGTTCCAAACTATTATTGCATTCGATATTTTTTCTGTTTGGCATTTCCTTGATTTTCATCAGTTTAGGGGTTGGGGTTTCTTTCTTAGGAGAATGGATTCAAGGATTACTAACAGGGACATCAGGAGTTTTCCTCCAAAGGATCGCAGGTATTTTCATTGTGGTTATGGGTCTGTTTGTTGCAGGCTGGTTGAATATCTCTTGGTTCATGCGAGAAAAACGTTTTCGATTCACTCAAAAACCAGTTGGGTATATTGGGACAATATTTGTCGGAATGGGTTTCGCAGCAGGATGGACACCGTGTATTGGCCCTATCTTCGCCTCTATACTAGTCGTAGCAGGGAGTAATCCAGCTCAAGGAACGCTTTATACTATAGCTTATGTTATAGGGTTTGCCATTCCATTTCTTGTTTTAGCATTCTTCTTAGGATCTACAAAATGGATTGTACGTTATAGCGAGAAGATTATGAAAGCAGGTGGAGCAATTATGATCGTAATGGGAGTGCTACTGTACTCAGGCCAAATGTCCAAACTATCAAACTTCTTGCTTCAACTTGTACAAGACACATGGTTCTCAAATTTAGGATAA
- a CDS encoding TlpA family protein disulfide reductase gives MNIKKLFITVVIIGMFGWAVYDLTSSSTSEDNKEEENKEFNVTEGQGSDNNTNEVGLEVGKKAPDFQLTTLNDKKISLSNLKGEKVMINFWATWCPPCRAEMPDMEKFYQNEDITILAINLTSTESGLGDVRDFVKEFELSFPILLDKQNNIATSYQIRPIPTTYMVDSNGVIQHKALGAMNYEQMVKQYKQMN, from the coding sequence ATGAATATCAAAAAGCTCTTCATTACGGTTGTAATCATTGGAATGTTTGGTTGGGCTGTTTATGATCTAACTAGTTCATCCACCTCAGAAGATAATAAAGAAGAAGAAAATAAAGAATTTAATGTTACAGAAGGACAGGGTTCAGATAACAACACAAACGAAGTAGGATTAGAGGTCGGAAAAAAAGCTCCCGATTTTCAATTAACTACATTAAACGATAAAAAGATAAGCCTTTCTAATCTTAAAGGCGAAAAGGTCATGATCAATTTCTGGGCTACATGGTGTCCACCATGCCGAGCTGAAATGCCAGACATGGAAAAATTTTATCAAAATGAAGATATTACTATTCTAGCAATTAACCTAACCTCTACAGAGAGTGGATTAGGAGATGTAAGGGATTTTGTAAAGGAATTTGAACTTAGTTTTCCAATTCTATTAGACAAGCAAAACAACATTGCTACTTCCTATCAAATCCGTCCAATTCCAACGACATATATGGTAGATTCAAACGGTGTCATTCAACATAAGGCGCTTGGGGCGATGAATTACGAACAAATGGTCAAACAATATAAACAGATGAATTAA
- a CDS encoding response regulator transcription factor, with the protein MKQTILVVEDDKMIRELVSLYLQNAGYNVIEAEDGEDAKASFLTHHPCLVILDLMLPKQSGEEVCEWIRQQERNEVSIIMLSAKAQISDKIAGLKMGADDYITKPFDADELVAHVEAVLRRTGQFCQKITYSGLCIKPRKGEVLLYDHPITLTKYEFNLLYYFMENPNIVLSREQLLRQIYPHAETNVLDRTIDAHIKKLREKVEEDTSCPKRIQTVRGMGYKFVDA; encoded by the coding sequence TTGAAACAAACCATACTTGTCGTTGAAGATGATAAAATGATTCGCGAACTTGTCAGCTTGTATCTTCAAAATGCAGGGTACAACGTGATTGAAGCTGAAGATGGTGAGGACGCGAAAGCATCCTTTCTTACCCATCATCCTTGCTTAGTAATACTAGACTTAATGCTCCCAAAACAAAGTGGCGAAGAGGTATGCGAATGGATTCGACAGCAAGAACGAAATGAAGTCTCCATCATTATGCTCTCAGCAAAAGCACAGATAAGCGATAAAATTGCTGGCTTAAAGATGGGAGCAGATGATTATATCACAAAACCATTTGATGCTGATGAACTTGTAGCTCATGTAGAAGCAGTACTACGTCGTACGGGCCAATTCTGTCAAAAAATCACCTATAGTGGTTTGTGCATCAAACCTCGTAAAGGTGAAGTACTGTTGTACGACCATCCTATTACGCTGACAAAATATGAGTTTAACCTTCTTTATTATTTTATGGAGAACCCAAATATCGTTTTATCTCGAGAACAGTTGTTACGTCAAATCTACCCTCACGCTGAAACAAATGTGCTTGATCGAACGATTGATGCTCATATAAAAAAGCTTCGAGAAAAAGTAGAAGAAGATACCTCTTGCCCTAAACGAATTCAAACAGTCAGAGGAATGGGGTATAAATTTGTGGATGCATAA
- a CDS encoding sensor histidine kinase translates to MHKWLTTLAPRGFLWKLTALNVMIITLFIVLSGLAMYNTACFLVESMGSMNNEKQVYFNSTLLQYLWLFSLIAILIGSIVHYLLTKKLVSPLKELIESTKSLKEGSYPDPIQVSSKDEMTEFVEHFNELIQQLKVNEYHRKKFVSDLSHELRTPLSNLNGYLNALQKGVIQGDSSLYHSLYNESQRLTKMMNQLEQLKEWDYASHNIVADKESVDISSLMNQCVSMFQWSLNEQQIDLEVNMSPKLLSLNIEGIQQVMTNLIDNAIRYYEGNSPIRILGTEKEDSYLISITGPGKSIPEEHQQSIFERFFRTDPSRSRETGGSGLGLAITKEIIEHHNGEIGLHTEEGLHSFWISLPLR, encoded by the coding sequence ATGCATAAATGGCTAACTACTCTCGCTCCTAGAGGATTTTTATGGAAACTTACGGCATTGAATGTAATGATTATTACACTTTTTATCGTCTTAAGTGGATTAGCAATGTATAATACTGCTTGCTTTCTAGTGGAGAGCATGGGAAGTATGAACAATGAAAAACAAGTATATTTTAACTCTACTCTCTTACAATATTTATGGTTATTCAGCTTAATTGCGATTCTAATTGGAAGTATTGTACATTATCTATTAACAAAAAAGCTTGTGTCACCACTCAAGGAGTTAATAGAATCAACCAAAAGCTTGAAAGAAGGTTCTTATCCTGATCCAATTCAGGTGTCTTCCAAAGATGAAATGACCGAATTTGTGGAACATTTTAATGAGCTAATTCAGCAATTAAAAGTTAATGAATATCATAGGAAGAAATTTGTTTCTGATCTCTCTCATGAATTAAGAACACCGCTGTCCAACTTAAATGGATACTTAAATGCATTACAAAAAGGTGTGATACAAGGGGATTCTTCTCTTTATCATTCGTTATACAATGAATCTCAACGTCTTACGAAAATGATGAATCAATTAGAACAACTAAAAGAATGGGATTACGCCTCCCATAATATAGTGGCCGACAAAGAGTCTGTAGACATATCCTCTCTTATGAACCAATGTGTTTCCATGTTTCAATGGTCCTTAAATGAACAACAAATTGATTTGGAGGTAAACATGTCTCCTAAGCTACTTTCTCTTAACATCGAAGGTATTCAGCAGGTCATGACCAATTTAATTGATAACGCCATTCGCTATTATGAAGGTAACAGCCCCATCCGCATTTTAGGTACAGAAAAAGAGGATTCCTATCTTATATCCATAACAGGTCCTGGCAAGTCTATTCCCGAAGAACATCAGCAATCTATATTTGAGCGCTTTTTTCGAACAGACCCTTCCAGAAGTCGTGAAACAGGTGGATCCGGTCTTGGCTTAGCTATTACCAAAGAAATCATCGAACACCATAACGGAGAAATCGGCCTTCACACAGAAGAAGGGTTACACAGCTTCTGGATATCTTTACCTCTCCGGTAA
- a CDS encoding SRPBCC family protein has protein sequence MGAKHRQSYREGKRVETYIVETLAYEDSGDKKYKKLSFVLGKAFEVTLSFTLLKENDSQTRFIYEGQNKGINFVGRAMLKLGNEKSNKNVVDEFLQRVEQEAVNNKSSLNH, from the coding sequence GTGGGGGCAAAGCATCGTCAATCTTATCGTGAAGGAAAGCGCGTTGAGACTTATATTGTTGAAACATTAGCTTATGAAGATAGTGGGGATAAAAAGTACAAGAAACTCTCTTTTGTCTTAGGCAAGGCTTTTGAGGTTACCCTTTCCTTCACGTTATTAAAAGAAAATGATAGTCAGACTAGGTTTATTTATGAGGGGCAGAACAAGGGGATTAATTTTGTAGGAAGAGCGATGCTTAAGCTCGGTAATGAAAAAAGCAACAAAAATGTCGTGGATGAATTTTTGCAAAGGGTTGAGCAAGAAGCGGTGAATAACAAGTCTAGTCTAAATCATTAA
- a CDS encoding MFS transporter produces MSVVGVLTQLYNKSQFASVPRLVHQKDLQFVNSLNTGMLNMAVFIAPGLGGILISIYNPGFALVLNSISFLVGFLVVLSLKITPMNETSHSHFLLDIKEGFQFVWNNKPIFITNVAMLFSIVGTTLFLTMMIVHLKTAVHLNASQIGWILSIGGLGAIGGAFLSNPLKKLLSLRAILFLAGTVGGVSIILFSFVHTIILLACMNAIGTMCAAMMSPSIVTIRQQLTPERLLGRVQATSRFMTWLLMPIAALLAGVFADYMGTSITILIGGVISTLASFIYLHKSLRVVSSY; encoded by the coding sequence ATGTCCGTAGTAGGGGTTCTAACCCAATTGTATAATAAATCTCAATTCGCTTCTGTTCCTAGATTGGTGCATCAAAAGGATTTGCAATTTGTAAATTCTCTTAATACTGGAATGCTAAATATGGCCGTTTTTATTGCGCCAGGATTAGGTGGAATATTAATCAGTATATATAATCCTGGATTCGCTCTTGTTCTTAACAGCATTAGTTTTCTTGTTGGTTTTCTTGTTGTACTAAGCTTGAAAATCACTCCTATGAACGAGACTAGCCATTCACATTTTTTACTTGATATAAAAGAAGGTTTTCAGTTTGTTTGGAATAACAAGCCTATTTTTATAACGAATGTTGCCATGCTTTTTTCGATTGTAGGAACTACCCTTTTTCTAACTATGATGATTGTCCATCTCAAAACGGCTGTTCACTTAAATGCATCACAAATAGGATGGATATTATCCATTGGAGGGTTAGGTGCCATAGGAGGAGCTTTCCTTTCTAATCCACTTAAAAAGTTGCTTTCACTTCGTGCGATATTGTTTTTGGCTGGTACAGTTGGTGGTGTATCTATTATTCTATTTAGTTTCGTACATACGATTATATTATTAGCTTGCATGAATGCTATCGGGACTATGTGTGCCGCAATGATGAGTCCTTCCATTGTTACAATCAGACAGCAACTCACACCTGAACGATTGCTCGGTCGTGTTCAAGCAACTAGTCGATTCATGACTTGGCTCCTTATGCCAATAGCTGCATTGTTGGCGGGAGTGTTCGCTGATTATATGGGGACGTCTATCACCATTTTGATAGGTGGAGTTATATCAACTCTGGCTTCGTTCATCTATCTGCACAAATCACTAAGAGTGGTTTCCTCTTATTAG